The Aestuariibius sp. HNIBRBA575 nucleotide sequence TCACGCGCATCAGCCAATTCGGATCGACCCCATGCAAAGCCCAGTGGCGCTGTGGCGAATGTCTGGAACCCTTCGACTATTTCAAATGTATCTAAGGAGAACATGTGATGGCCCGCTTTCATCAACTGTCTGTCACTGACGTCACGAAAACCATCCGCGACGCGGTCATCGTGACACTAAAGCCAGTGAACGGAGGCGATTTCGATTTCACCCAAGGCCAATACCTGACCTTCCGTCAGGACTTTGATGGCACCGAGGTTCGGCGCTCTTATTCGATCTGCGCGGGCAAGGATGACGGGGCTTTGCAGGTCGGAATCAAAAAGGTCGATGGCGGCGCATTTTCCACATGGGCAAACGAAAACCTTGCCCCCGGTATGACGCTTGAGGCGATGGAGCCGATGGGGAATTTCCACACGCCGATCACACCTGATGTTGCAAAAACCTATCTGGGCTTTGCTGGCGGATCAGGTATCACGCCGGTTCTGTCAATCATGAAAACTGTACTGGCGCGCGAACCCCAGAGCACCTTTTCACTGGTCTATGCCAATCGCGGCGTGAACACGATCATGTTCCGCGAAGAGCTGGAAGACCTCAAAAACCTGTATATGGGGCGCCTGACAATTATCCATGTGCTGGAAAGTGATGCGCAGGATATCGACCTGTTCACCGGCCGCGTGGATACAGACAAATGTAAGGCGCTGTTCGATCACTGGATCGACATCCAAAGCGTCGACACCTCGTTCATCTGCGGGCCAGAACCGATGATGCTTGGCATTGCGGCGGCCCTGCGCGACCACGGTTTGACCGACGATCAGATCAAGTTTGAGTTGTTCGCCAGTGCCCAACCCGGACGCCTGATCCGCAAGACCAACACAGATGCCATCGACGTTGTCGCCAAATCGACCGAGGCGACAATCTCGATGGATGGATCGGCGCGCAGCTTCACCATGGACAAGGATCAGTCAATCCTCGAAGCCGCCCTCGAAAATGCGCTGGACGCGCCTTATGCCTGCAAGGCTGGCGTCTGTTCCACCTGCAAATGCAAAGTTCTGGAAGGTGAGGTGGAGATGCTCGCGAACCATGCGCTTGAGGATTACGAAGTTGCGCAGGGCTATGTTTTGTCCTGTCAGGCCTATCCTGTCACAGACAAAGTTGTCGTGGATTACGATCACTAAAGAATGCGGCCTGGCACAGGTATGCAAATCGGCTAAATGCAACCCAATGAAGGACCCTGAATGGCGCGGCCTTAAAGGCCGTGCACGCCTGTCAGGGTTAGCTTTGTGACCAGCTTGGCGTATTCATCCCTTGCTTCGTGACCTGCATTGCTGTTCCACATGTAAAACCAGTTCAACATGCCAAAGATCGACATCACCGTTGCACGTAATTTCCGTGGGTCATCTGCAAAAACCTCTGGCGCAATTCTGCCGACAATGTCGCTCATGTGAACAACCATTTCGCGCTGATAAGACTTCAGAATTGTTTGCTGATCTTCGGGCAGTAACGGGATGCCTTCGGTTTGAATCTTATGTTCGTGATCCATGCCTTCGTAGGATTGCAATGTTTCCACGATGACCCGCCCCAATTGTTCGGGTGGGTTTAGCCCGTCCAGGTCCAAACTGGTGATGCGGGTGCGCAGGGCCGACAGATAGGTATCCAGAATATCAAACAGCAGCGCGTCTTTGCTGCTGTAATAGTGATAAATATTCGCTTTCGATATCCCGCATTCCTTTGCGACCTGCGACATCGATGCCCGCGCATAACCTTGGTCGGCAAACAAACGGGCAGCGACGTGCAAGATGTGAATGCGCTTGGCGTCGTGATCTTTGGCAATAGGGCGAGACACAGTTATTCCTTGTTGCGATTGTCCACGACGCGCACGGCTTTGCCCTGACTGCGCGCAACAGACCCAGGTTCTCCTACGATAACTTCCGTCGAGATTCCAACCATATCCTTAATATGCTTGGTCAACATGCGCGCCGCAGCTGTCTTGGACAACTCATCCGCAGTATTGGGATTGGCCTCAACAAACACGCGCATCGCATCCATGCGACCGGATTTATAAAGTTCGATCTGGAAATAGGGTGCAAGCCCCCCTGTCGCCATAACCTGTTCTTCGATCTGTGTCGGAAACACGTTAACGCCCCGCAAGATTATCATGTCATCAGAGCGGCCAGTGATCTTTTCCATCCGCCGCATCGTGCGGGCCGTGCCGGGCAATAGGCGTGTCAGATCGCGGGTACGATAGCGGATCATTGGCATGCCTTCTTTGGTCAAGGTGGTAAAGACCAGCTCCCCTTCTTCGCCATCCTCGACCACTTCTCCGGTCGCCGGATTGATGATCTCAGGGTAATAGTGGTCTTCCCAAACGTGCAGCCCGTCTTTGGTTTCGATGCATTCATTGGCCACACCGGGGCCCATAATTTCGCTCAGCCCATAGATATCAACCGCATGCATATCAAAGGCGTCTTCGACCTCTTTGCGCATGGCGTTTGTCCACGGTTCGGCGCCAAACACACCAACCCTAAGCGAAGATTCGCGCGGATCGATACCCGCCTTGTGGAACCCCTCAAGAATATTGAGCATATAAGACGGTGTCACCATGATGCCCTTTGGCTCAAAATCGGTGATCAGACCGACCTGCTTTTCTGTCTGGCCGCCGCCCATCGGGACAACCGCAGCGCCCAGCCGTTCAATGCCGTAATGCGCGCCCAGCCCGCCCGTGAACAAACCGTAGCCATACGCATTGTGGATCGTATCCCCTGCACGCAAACCCGAGGCACGCAAACTGCGCGCCAGCGTGTCTGCCCAAACGTCGATGTCATTTTTGGTATAAACGACGACGGTGGGCTTGCCTGTGGTGCCGGATGACGCGTGAATGCGCACCAATTTGTCACGTGGCACAGCCGACAGACCAAACGGGTAATTGTCACGCAGGTCATTTTTGTAGGTAAAGGGAAACTTGGCCAGGTCTTTGAGATCCTTCAGATCATCGGGATGCACCCCTGCCTCGTCAAAACGTTGTCGATACATGGGCACGTTGTCATAGGCATGACGCAACGACCATTTCATGCGCTCCAACTGCAACGTTGAAATTTCGTCACGGCTCGCAATTTCGATCGGTTCCAAATCGGCTTTTGCCGGGGCCAGATCTTTCATAGGTCATCCTCCATCCCACAGGTCATTCTGTAAATAATTGGCCATTGATTGCGCGTGAAAGGCCCCGCATTTCTGCGATTGTTTTGCCATTTTGATCGGTGACACACACGTCATAAATGCCGCTTCTTCCGGTCAGAGATACCTCACGCGCAGTGGCGGTCAGTACGTCGCCCACCTGTGCAGGCGCGGTGTAGGTCATCGTGTTATTCTGCGCGACAGTCGACTGATTGCGACTGTTACACGCGAAGGCAAAGCAACTATCTGCAAGTGAAAACGTGATGCCGCCATGGCACATTCCATGCCCGTTGCAATGATGTTTTTGAACTTTCAACGTCATGACAGCCATGCCTTCATCAACCGAAACCAGCGTCATACCCAACCATTTTGAAGCACCATCTTCTGTCCACATCGCCTCTGCTGCACGAACGGCACGTTCTTTTGGGGTCATCATCAGGATCCTTTAAACACAGGCGCGCGTTTTCCAAGAAAGGCCGACACGC carries:
- a CDS encoding TetR/AcrR family transcriptional regulator, giving the protein MSRPIAKDHDAKRIHILHVAARLFADQGYARASMSQVAKECGISKANIYHYYSSKDALLFDILDTYLSALRTRITSLDLDGLNPPEQLGRVIVETLQSYEGMDHEHKIQTEGIPLLPEDQQTILKSYQREMVVHMSDIVGRIAPEVFADDPRKLRATVMSIFGMLNWFYMWNSNAGHEARDEYAKLVTKLTLTGVHGL
- the paaK gene encoding phenylacetate--CoA ligase PaaK translates to MKDLAPAKADLEPIEIASRDEISTLQLERMKWSLRHAYDNVPMYRQRFDEAGVHPDDLKDLKDLAKFPFTYKNDLRDNYPFGLSAVPRDKLVRIHASSGTTGKPTVVVYTKNDIDVWADTLARSLRASGLRAGDTIHNAYGYGLFTGGLGAHYGIERLGAAVVPMGGGQTEKQVGLITDFEPKGIMVTPSYMLNILEGFHKAGIDPRESSLRVGVFGAEPWTNAMRKEVEDAFDMHAVDIYGLSEIMGPGVANECIETKDGLHVWEDHYYPEIINPATGEVVEDGEEGELVFTTLTKEGMPMIRYRTRDLTRLLPGTARTMRRMEKITGRSDDMIILRGVNVFPTQIEEQVMATGGLAPYFQIELYKSGRMDAMRVFVEANPNTADELSKTAAARMLTKHIKDMVGISTEVIVGEPGSVARSQGKAVRVVDNRNKE
- the paaI gene encoding hydroxyphenylacetyl-CoA thioesterase PaaI, with translation MTPKERAVRAAEAMWTEDGASKWLGMTLVSVDEGMAVMTLKVQKHHCNGHGMCHGGITFSLADSCFAFACNSRNQSTVAQNNTMTYTAPAQVGDVLTATAREVSLTGRSGIYDVCVTDQNGKTIAEMRGLSRAINGQLFTE
- a CDS encoding 2Fe-2S iron-sulfur cluster-binding protein; this translates as MARFHQLSVTDVTKTIRDAVIVTLKPVNGGDFDFTQGQYLTFRQDFDGTEVRRSYSICAGKDDGALQVGIKKVDGGAFSTWANENLAPGMTLEAMEPMGNFHTPITPDVAKTYLGFAGGSGITPVLSIMKTVLAREPQSTFSLVYANRGVNTIMFREELEDLKNLYMGRLTIIHVLESDAQDIDLFTGRVDTDKCKALFDHWIDIQSVDTSFICGPEPMMLGIAAALRDHGLTDDQIKFELFASAQPGRLIRKTNTDAIDVVAKSTEATISMDGSARSFTMDKDQSILEAALENALDAPYACKAGVCSTCKCKVLEGEVEMLANHALEDYEVAQGYVLSCQAYPVTDKVVVDYDH